The sequence GTCGAGAGATGCGCGAAGTTGCGGATCGATTCCCGCAGTTCTTTCGCCGCCGCGTCGTCGAACGCCACCTGCACCCGGTCGGCAACTTTGGCCACGTCCCCCGCCAGCCGTCCCGCCACCGTGGTGAGTTGTGCGATGTCGGGCATCACCGCGCCCGCCAGCGTATCGCCCGTCGTGCGCGCCTCGGCGATGGCCGCGCGCAACTCACGATCGGGCGGCACACCGGCCGCGGTGGTGATCGTCGCCTGCCATTCGCCGAAAAGACTGGAGGCCGCGAGCAGTACCACCGGATCGGGCGGGAGCTGCACATCGCGGTCGAGACCGAGCGTGATCACCACCCAGCCCGGCGCTCCCAACGCGACCGATTCCACGCGTCCCGACCGCACGCCACGAATCACGACCGGGTTGCCGAGGGCCACCCCGCCCACTTCACGACTGCGGACCACCAGTTGCTGCTTGCGGTTGCCGAGGTCGGCCTGCTTCACCCACAGCACGGCCGCCACCAGCAGCACCGTCACCACGAGCACGGTGAGACCGACCACGAAGTCACTGGTCCGTCGGGTGGTGGTCATGAGAGC comes from Gemmatimonas aurantiaca and encodes:
- a CDS encoding MlaD family protein; the protein is MTTTRRTSDFVVGLTVLVVTVLLVAAVLWVKQADLGNRKQQLVVRSREVGGVALGNPVVIRGVRSGRVESVALGAPGWVVITLGLDRDVQLPPDPVVLLAASSLFGEWQATITTAAGVPPDRELRAAIAEARTTGDTLAGAVMPDIAQLTTVAGRLAGDVAKVADRVQVAFDDAAAKELRESIRNFAHLSTVLARTIDIQSKNLDQISGDVHVGLTRINAAADRLNTFSTRMDSATSRGELQQIVTHSQQAARELLTATTNLRDMTVKLDRTEAHLSTVIARADSVFTKANGTTGTLGLMMNDPGLYRQSDSLVRELRVLVEDVKKNPRRYINIRIF